Proteins from a genomic interval of Callospermophilus lateralis isolate mCalLat2 chromosome 1, mCalLat2.hap1, whole genome shotgun sequence:
- the Tango2 gene encoding transport and Golgi organization protein 2 homolog, with protein MCIIFFKFDPHPVSKNAYRFILAANRDEFYHRPSKLAGFWGNNNEILSGLDMEEGKEGGTWLGISTRGKLGALTNYLQPQQDPEARGRGELVAHFLTTDMDSLSYLKKVSTEGHLYNGFNLIAADLSTTKGDLVCYYGNRGRPEPIVLTPGTYGLSNALLETPWRKLCFGKKLFLEVVEQSHVLPKDTLVTQLLDVLNNEEAQLPDPAIEDQGQEYVQPILSKYAAVCVRCPNYGTRTNTIILVDADGHVTFTERSMLNKDPSCWETNTYEFMLQS; from the exons ATGTGCATCATCTTCTTTAAGTTTGATCCTCACCCTGTTTCCAAAAATGCATACAG GTTCATTCTGGCAGCCAACAGGGATGAGTTCTACCACAGACCATCCAAGTTGGCAGGCTTCTGGGGGAACAACAATGAGATCCTCAGTG GGCTTGACATGGAAGAAGGCAAAGAAGGAGGCACATGGTTGGGCATCAGCACACGGGGGAAGCTGGGGGCACTTACTAACTACCTGCAGCCACAACAGGATCCAGAGGCCCGTGGCAGAG GTGAACTTGTGGCCCACTTTCTGACCACTGATATGGACAGCTTGTCCTACCTGAAGAAGGTCTCCACAGAGGGCCACCTATACAATGGCTTCAACCTCATAGCAGCTGATTTGAG CACAACAAAAGGAGACTTGGTTTGCTACTATGGAAACCGGGGGAGGCCTGAGCCCATTGTCCTGACACCAG GGACCTATGGACTGAGCAATGCACTGCTGGAGACGCCCTGGAGGAAGCTGTGCTTTGGCAAGAAGCTCTTCCTAGAGGTTGTGGAGCAGAGCCATGTGCTCCCCAAGGATACTCTTGTTACCCAGCTCCTGGATGTGCTCAACAATGAGGAGGC ACAGCTGCCAGACCCAGCCATTGAAGACCAGGGCCAGGAGTATGTGCAGCCCATACTGAGCAAGTATGCAGCTGTATGTGTGCGCTGCCCCAACTATGGAACCAG AACCAACACCATCATCCTTGTGGACGCAGATGGTCACGTGACCTTCACCGAGCGCAGCATGCTGAACAAGGACCCCTCTTGCTGGGAGACCAACACCTACGAGTTCATGTTACAGAGCTAA